ATTCATGTTTCAGCATCTTTTTTTTAAACTTGTTTTACTCATTTTTTTCTCTCTAATATGCTAATAATGTAATCTTCAGTACTTTCATTGAGTTTCTCTTTAAATAATTCATCTAATTTTTTTGAATTAATAATCTCAATTTTGTTTCTTGAATCATTAATTGAAAGAAAATCATTTGTAGAAAGATCTTTAATTTCACTAACTAAGTAAATATATTCACTTTCTAAACCGTTTTCTTTTAGATCAATATTTATTAAACTTTGTAATTCATCAAATCTAAATACTCTCTCTGAAATATCTTGTGCTTTGCTTTCTAAATAAGCAAGTTTTCAATCATCATCTTGTTTTTTCAAAAATATTGAATGTTTTCAGATTTCTTGATAAATTTCCCTTAACTTTTCAGGGTTATTTATAGAAGGCCATAATAAATTTGCAATGTTTTCATTTGAATAACCTTTAAAATTGCTTTTAAAGAAACTTAAAACATTGAGTAATAATTTTCTATCACTTGTATCAATATTGTTCTCTATTGCTTCAAAAACAGCATTTTCATTCATATTTATTTTGAAATGTTTTATAAAGTATTTTAGTTCATCTTTTAATTCTTTTTCTAATTCCATATTTACTCCTTGAACTGATTTTTAATCAGTTTCACTTTCATCATAAAAATCATCTTCAAATTCTATAAGTTCTTTAACATCTGATAAAACTTTTTCAACTACTTCTTTTGCAAAAGGATCGCTATTTACTCCCTTTTTAATAAAGTAATAACCTAGTTTTATATCATCATACGTATAAATATGTGAGACTTGTTCTTTGTTAATTTTTGTAATTCTTGGTTCTCCATATGTTGAATGATATATTTGATTAATTTGATAAACATCATATTCACCATTATTAAGCATTTTTCCTTGCATTTCAATAAAACACATTCTTTTTGCTAGATATGCTTTTTCAACCTGCAATGTTTCTTTTTTAACTGATCTTGTGTACCCATATCTACTATCATAATATTTGGTATCTTTTGTTAAAAGGTGTTCTAAAAGTTTAAATCTATTTATTTCAAAATCTGCTCTATCAGGTGAGTAATCAGTTTTAATTCAATCACCATTTTTGTTCTTTAAATGATAATAGTTAGTTTCTCTATCTAATGAAAAGTATCATTCACCTGTTTTAATTTTGTTTTGATAATAAATATGATCTACTTTTTTATCATAAGGTAAGTTTTCAACTCTTTCACCATTTACTAATCTCAAACTGTAAAAAAATGTTTCTGAATTCATTCATTCTCCTTTTAAAATATTTAAACTAAATATTTCTGATTACTTTAATTAAGTTTTCTTTAAATGAAACTAGGAAACTTAAAAATTCCTGATTTTTAGAATATAAAGATAAATTAGATTCAAACATTGCTATTTCCTTGTTATATTCTGTTAATAATTCATCTTTCAACTCTGAATCAGATAACTTTTTAAATAAAGCTGTTATTTCAAATTTAAGAGACTTAGTGTATTTCTCTATAATTGTGAAATCTTTAAAGAATAAGTCTTTTTCTAAATTGTTGTAATTTGCTTTAATCTGGTAGTGTTTCTTTTCAGTTAAAAGCATTAAACATTCACCTGTTTTAGCATTTGAAATGAATTTTAGATCTTGATCTGTTAAAGTTTGGTTGGTTTCATATAATGCTTTAATTGAATCAATATCAAGTTGCTTACAGTTAAAGAAAAATGAGTATTGAATATTTCCAAGTATTTTTGCTGCATTTTGTGAAATATCATTTACATTTTGAGTTGCTAAAACAATAGAACCATTATATTTACGAATTGTTTTGGTTGTATCAATAATAAACTCTCTAATTACTGGTGTGTTATCTTTTAAAGCAAAGTGTGCTTCATCAATAAAAAGAATTGTCTTATTTTTTGAATTATTGATTGAGTTCATATAAATTTTTGTGTTAATGATATTCAATAGTAAATAAATTTGTGCTTGTGCTGAACCTTGATTTTGTTGTGCTAGCAGTTTTTTAACATTAAATACAATAAACTTGTTGTCTAAATTGATGTTTGATGGTTTATTAAAGATGTTTTTATTAGAAATTTGTTCTTGGAAAAAGAATTTAAACTCTTTAACAAGTTTAATTAATGGTTTTTGGTAAATTTCTTTCTCTAATTCATTATTGAATTGAGTGTTTTCTAGTTCTTTAATAAAGTCATCAATAATAGGTCAATTTTTCTGTCTTTTAAGATCTTTAATTGTTTTTTGGTGATAAAAATTTCATTTAATATAAAGAGTTTTTAAAGCAGTTTTGATTAGAATTTTCTCTGTATTAGAAATGCTTTCAAAAAGAATTTGGAATCATTTTGAAACAAAGTCAATGTGATTATCAATTATGTTAAATACAGTGGTATTATCACTATTTACTTTGTTTATTTGGATTTCAAGTGGATTAATAATTGTTTTAGAGTCATTTTTTATATCAATATATTGACCTGAAATATTTTTGCATAAATCAACATATTCATCTTGTGGATCAATGATGATAATTTGTGATTTTGCATAATGCATATAATTTAAAAGTTTCATACTGAAAGTGGATTTACCACTACCTGATGTTCCAATAATAATTGCATTACTATTTCTCCTGTACCCATCTCTATGGAATAGATCAAAGAACACTGGGGAACCATCATTCTTTTGAGTTCCTAAAATAAAGTTATTATGATCATTCAATAATTCTAAATTTCAAGGTCAACCAAAAGCAATTAATTCTGGTAATGCTTGAATTGAGGTGTTTAAGAAATCTGTTGGTGGAATTTGTGATTGATTTCAACATTTAAACTGTTCGAAATTAAATTTTCCCAACTTAATGTTTTCTTTTTTAGCATTTGATTCATTTACTTTTTCGATTTCATTTAAATCATTTTCTTTTAATGCTGTATTTAATAGATAAACTCCAACATCTAATAGTGGTTTTGTTTGGTTTTTAACAATGTTTTCAGTCAATTGATTAAAAATTTCATACTCATACTGGTTTTTCTTATCTCTTAAAAAGTGTTGTGTTTTTTCATAAGCTTGTGCTCCAATTTTTCTGTTGGAACTTTCAAGAAGTTTCTCTGCAACAGTTTGTGATAAAGGACTAATACTGATAAAAACATTTGAATCACTATCATAAATAGTATTAAGTCAACCATTATCTACTTCATAATCAAATTCTTTTATTCCTTGCATAGAGTGGTATTTATCATTTACCTTAAAGTTATTTGAAGAAAACTCAATAGAGTTTATGTCTAATATTTCTCTAATATTTACTCTATCTGTTCTTGCATTTAATGTTTTTAATTCAATTTCTGGTTGTGATTTATCAAGATCATAGAAATTACTATAAAAAAGCAATGTTTGAATTTGATCTTGCTCTTCAATTAAGAAATTAACATTCTCAAAAGCAGTTTTAACATTTTGGGTGTTTTCAATTAATGCAGTTTCACTTTCACCATAAACTAAAATGTAATAGACTTGGTATTTTTGGTTTTCAAACAACTCTAAATCACTTTTTAAAGCATTTAAATAAATTTGTGATTTCTTGTCTTTAAATTTTTTAAGTGCTTCATCAGCATAGAATATATTTTCCTTAAAATCATTTTTACTGTTAATTTTAATGATGTTAATTGGTGTTTTGATAGTACTAATTCCTTTTGTTAGTTCTTCTAAAAGTTGTTCTTGGTTGTATTTATCATATTTAAAAATGGAATTACCATGCAACTTCAATAATCTTGCATAAAATTCTTTATTTTTGCTTAGTTTGTTTGTAGCAAGAACTCCATCATTATCTATTTCAGTGAATACCATTAAGTCATTTATCTCATCATCTTTAAATTTCTTTTTAGATGATTCATACTTAATTCAAATTCAAAGCATTTGATAAACCTTATATGATGTATCTTTAACTGTTAAAAATAACGACATAATCAGTGGTATAAACATTACTGAAATTAATACTCTATATGCAATATTTAAATGTGGGAAACCAAAGAAACAAATTATAAAGTCAGATAAAGCAAAAATCAGAAATACAATCATATCAAACCAAGACATATTTCTAAAAATTTTGAATTGGTTTCTTTTTAGTGGTTTTGCTTGTAGCATCTATTTCACCTTATCTCCTTCTTGCAACTTGTTAAATATCTTAATAAATCAAGGTTTAAGAGCATTGTTAATTGCTTGTTCTGCTGTTTTTTCCTTACTCATAGTGTTTTTAGCATTTCTAGCACTTGTTTTTGCTCTTACACCTAAATCATTATTTCTTTTTAATGTGTTTTTTTCATAGCTAATTGTTTTGTTAGCTTCAGCTTTGGTTTCTTTTGTATTTGCTGTGTTATTTGCTGTTTTGTTCTTGTTGCGTCTTAGTCTGATTGATGATTCAGCAAACTGATCTAGATTAAAGAAATACATTAATCTGGTTATCATACCATTAATTCCATAAGTCATACCTAAGATGATTGCAATTGATAAAATTGATGTAGTTCATTCACCAGAAAGTGCTGTTGAATTATCACCTAAAATCTCATCAATCAATGATGGTACTTGTTCAAAAGTAGTTTGAAGCAACATAATGTATAAGAGAAGACAAATTAATATAATGAAAATACTTAATACACTCTCTGTGAATTTAGCAAATCATTTCTTTAATGTTTCTCCTGCATCATTAGTCCCTTGTGTTATAGCAACTGGTAATCATAAGAAATAAACAAATTCATAAGCAATTGCTTTGATAACACGTATAAAAAGTCCAAAGATCACAACTACAATTGCAAAAATTGCAATTGCAAGTTTGATGATAAGTAAAATACCACTACCATCTATGTAAAATCATTCATTATAACTTAAAGGTTGAAATGTATTTTGCACTTGAATTCATGCTTTGTGTCCTTCTGATGTTTCAGTTCATTTTGGTTCTAATACTTTAAATATGTATTGTGATAGAGATGTATCTTGGTTAAAGATTGAATTTTTAACTAACTGATAAATAATTACAAAAAAGATCATCATTAATCACATTAATATTGGTATTCCAACTACCATTAAAAATGATAATGTCCCACGCTTTATTGATTCTTTGAATAATTGTTGGTTTTCTACATCTTTTCTTGCTTGTATAAATCTATAAAAGACTATACCAACTACAAAGAAAAGACATATCAGTGCAATACCAAAGAACCTTATAAAGAAACCAGTTGAGAAGTTTATTTCATAACCACCAAATAAAATGTAAATTGGTAGTTTTAAAGCAACAAATTCTAGTGTTGTGTAAATGATATGAAGAATTCAACCAGGAAGAAATACAAGTATGTATCACAATCCTGAGAAAATCGCATAACCAATGGAATTAATTAGTCAGGCAAACACTTTTTATACCTAAAATAAGATGTTTTGTTAAATTACTTACAATGCTTTTGGAGTGTAATCTGCTAAAATTGATCAATTGTTAGATTGCATTACTATAAAGAATATTAGTGAAAAGAAAAGAGCCATTATTCCACCAATATATCAATAAAGTTTTTTGATTTCCATTTTATAATTTTCTGGATCTGTTTTGGATATTCTCATAAATTTTTTAGCCAATAAAACAGCACCAGAAAGAATAAATACCACTAATGCAATAATTACAGGTATTGTAATTGCAGAAAGTAAGGACTTAAACCCACCTGAAACAGATGATGAAATAGAAGAAGCAAGATTATCATTTACTGCAGAAGCACTTGCTGAAACATTTTCTGCAAAAAATTGTGTTATTTTTGTTATTTCCACTCTTTATCTCCTTTAATTGTTTTGTTTTAAATTTATTTCTTGTAAGTATTTAATAATTCATAACCTTTTGTATTATGTTTTACTTTAAAGTATGGTCTGCGATTCATTGTATCTTCAAATTTCTTTATTCATTTTTTCTTTGTTATCAATAAATGTTCTTTATTGTGCTTTGATAATGCAACATAAATTCATAATGCTTCATCATAGTTGTTAGATACAAAAGAATTATTGAAATCATATGTAATTCCAAAACTAGAATTTCTGTGTTTTTCACTTAAATTTAAAAGTTTGAATACATAATTCAAAATTTCTAATAACTTTTCTGCACTATACACTCTAATATTCTTGTTTGAAAAGACATTTTTCAATGTACCATAGAATATTTGCTTAATGTTTTTAGATGCTGTATCAATTTTTGAATTAAAAATGCTTTCAATCACAATTATTAATTTTTCAACAATTTTTGTTGCTAATTCTTTACTTACATTTTGATCTAATGCATAAACTAATCTAATTCTTGCTTTTGTATCAGTTGATGAATTAGTTTCATAGTAAAAAGTAGGTAAAAAATACCTTAAAAACAACATTTCTTTATCATTTTTGTTGTTTAAATCACTTTTTGTGAAAAATTTATTGTTGTACTTCAAAAGAGTTGAAAAAATTCTATTTGCTTTTTCATCAATATCAATATTGATAAATCTTGTTGTTGTACCAGTAGAGCAAATATAACTTTTATTTTGAGAAATTGCATCTATCAATGATGAAATTTTCATTGTTTGCAGTTTCTTATCTTGTTCTATAACAGTTTTATGAAATAAACCATTCATTTTTGAAGCATGATAAGCTGATGGTTTTGAATTATGTCTTTTGTAGAAGATAAAGAAATTAGAACAATATTTATCTTGATCTCACATTCTGTAAAGCATAACTAACCACCTTTAATTCATTTTGTTTTGTTATTTTTCCAAAAAAGCAAAAGTGCTAAAAATAAAAAATAGGCATCAACCTATTTAATTTTCTATCGCCCTAATATATGTAGTTCCATTTAAAAATTCAGAATTAATTTTTTCTTGGTTTCATCTAGATTTAAACTCAATCACTATTTCTTCATTATTCCATGCATCATCTTGTTTATAGTAAACAGAATTAATTGGGAATTTTAATTTCTTTAATGAATTTGAATGATTTTTTAATGGAGCATCACAAAAGTTTGTTTTCTCTCCTTCGTTAAAAAACTTTATAGAATCTGAGTTTTTTGAGTAAACATGAATATATTCTGCGTTTCTAAAAATTTTCTTTCCATTGTTGTTTTTATTTGAATGAAAGGTTCTTTGTCAAATAAAACTTGTAATAAAGTTTTCTTCACCAAAAATCCCATCCATTAAAACTTTTAAATAAGCTTGTTCTGTATCGTCGATTGAAACGAAAATAACACCATCTTTTTTTAAGAGATCACGAGCTAGTATCAGTCTATCATTCATCATGTTTAGCCAACCGTTTTGAGTAAATTTATCTTTGTAGACAAATTTACCTGTGTTTTCATAATCTCTACCGTTTCCGTCTTCTTTTGTTGCTTCAGTGTTGTATGGTGGATCTATATAGATTACATCATATTTAGGATTTTGACTTTTATGTTTTGTATCTTCAATTAAGTTTAATGCTTTTAGGGCATCATAGTTTTCGCCAATGATAAGTTGGTTTTGAGGTTTTTGATTATCAAGTTTAAATGAGCGTGTTTTATCTTTTTCTAAGATAATAACTTTATCTTTATTTGGTACATCAGGAGCTGCGTCAAATCTAAAACCTAATTTAATTCTATTGATTAGGAATTGATATGCATTTTGTAAGTTGCTTGGTTGTTCTTTATTTACTAATTCCAAGATTAATTTAACTAATTCTTTTTGACCATCATTGAATTCACATGGTAGTAAGTTATCTACTTTGTTTAAATAGTCATTTAATAAAATTTCTTGTCTGTTTTTATTCTTCATTTTACCTTTCCTTAGTTCTTTTCAATGTATTCGAAAAGATCAGTTATACCATCACGGAAGAATGCTTCACGTTCAAGAACTTGGTGTATAACCGGGTGCTGTGAAACACCTTGAAGAAATAAATCTTGTGTTTTTATATCAACTTTGCAAACTATTAATGTGATGGATTCATTTTCTTTATAATCTTGCTCTTTGATGTATTTTTTATAACCATCAATGATGTTTGATGTTTTCTCTGCATTAATATCATTTCTTGATTTAACTTCAACATATAAAGTGTGAGAGATATCTTTATTCTTTAAATATTTAATAATGAAATCAGGATAAGATTTCTTAATATTATTTTCTTTATCTAAATATTCAAATCAAACACCATCAAATACTGGGTTTTTAGTGTAGAAGTTTATTTTGTTTGAATATTTCTTCTCTACTTTCAACACTTTACTTACAAAAATATCTTCTGGTTTTGAATCTAAATATAAATCAAATTGTTTGCCTTCAACAATTGCCTCATAGGCATATTTTTCTAGTTTCTTTAATTTTTTGGCATATTCTGTTTTAACTTGTGCAAAGAACTCTGGTAATCCTTTGGTGTTTTCTGATAAACAGAAAACAGAGTCAAATTCAATCTTGCTATGCACTTCTGCAACGATTTTTTGGTAAATTTCTTTCAATTTACTTAAGAAAACTTTTATGATTATAAATTTACTAATTAATTGATATTTTTTAGACATCTCATTTAATTTTTCAAAAATTAAATTTATTATTTCGTTACTTAAAAACTTCTTATTTTTAGCTATTCTATTATTAATAAAAAGTTGCATTGAAACTATGTCATAGATGTATTCTTCAATTATTTCTTTATCATTAGTTACTTTTTTAGTACTTCCAATAAAATATTGAAACTCTCCATTTTTGAAGTAAAAATGATCATCTTTGTTTATTCTATTTTTAAAGTTTTCAATTTGACGATCAACGTATTCAACGTATTTGCATAATTGACTATTTTTGTCTTCTAATTCTTCTTGGATTTTAGAAATATATTCTTGATAAATATTGTTATCATCAATTTTCTCTGATTTATTGGTATCAATAAAACCATATTTGAATTTTTCTTTTTTGATTTTATCTTTGATTACTAATTTGTCTCTATCAATGAATTTTTCGTCAATATTTGAGTAAATATAATAATCAAAAGCAGCTGATTTTGTATTAGTGATTTCCGGGTTTGGATTACGTTTGATTCTACCCAAGGTTTGAATTGTTAGATTTTGACTTGATACATTTCTAAGTTGTACAAGCATACATGCTCGAGGTATATTTCAACCTACTGATGGTCCTATTTTAAAGATAATTACATCGACTTCAGAGTTATCTCTTGAAATTTGATCAAGTGAATTTTCACCTAGTATATTAGATGTGTTGTCTTCATTTTTTTCACCAAAATAAGTCACATAAGTTAAATTATGCTCTTCTAATTTTTTGATAATAACTTTTAAGTTTTCTTTGAATTTTGCTTCTTTATTTTTATTCATTTTGCTGCTATTATCAACTTGGATTAACATGGCTGGGTTAATTTTGACAAGTCCTGGTTCTTTTTCTTTATCAAAATAGATATCTTTAATTTTCTTGAATTCTCTGCATGCTACATCTAAAAGATCTTCGTTTCCAATTAGGTCATTAGATAATTCATCATCTAAACCTAAATTGAATTTTTTGTTACATTTTAAAAGTTTTACATCATCTTCTGATAATTCTTTTTCAGTAATCACAACGGGATCATCTGTTTCGAATTCTTCTAATGTTGCAGACATTTTTAAAACATAATCTGCTTCTTTTTGAATCATATTTTCAAATGTTAATTCATCTTTTTTAAGACCATCTGCTTTTCCTGTATCTCCGATATGTGCCTCATCACGAATGTAAATAAGTTTGTAACCAGCATTCTTAACTTGTGCAATAAATTTATCAATGATATGGAATTTTGTAAAAATTGCACTTTTACCAAAAGATGATTTACCAAAAATTATGACATCGTTAGTTTTGAAGCCTATGTCATAGTCTCTATCGGAATCATTTTTGTTTTTACTGCTTACTGAAGGTGATTCAATATGTCTAATATTAAGATTG
The nucleotide sequence above comes from Mycoplasma sp. Pen4. Encoded proteins:
- a CDS encoding Mbov_0397 family ICE element conjugal transfer ATPase; amino-acid sequence: MLQAKPLKRNQFKIFRNMSWFDMIVFLIFALSDFIICFFGFPHLNIAYRVLISVMFIPLIMSLFLTVKDTSYKVYQMLWIWIKYESSKKKFKDDEINDLMVFTEIDNDGVLATNKLSKNKEFYARLLKLHGNSIFKYDKYNQEQLLEELTKGISTIKTPINIIKINSKNDFKENIFYADEALKKFKDKKSQIYLNALKSDLELFENQKYQVYYILVYGESETALIENTQNVKTAFENVNFLIEEQDQIQTLLFYSNFYDLDKSQPEIELKTLNARTDRVNIREILDINSIEFSSNNFKVNDKYHSMQGIKEFDYEVDNGWLNTIYDSDSNVFISISPLSQTVAEKLLESSNRKIGAQAYEKTQHFLRDKKNQYEYEIFNQLTENIVKNQTKPLLDVGVYLLNTALKENDLNEIEKVNESNAKKENIKLGKFNFEQFKCWNQSQIPPTDFLNTSIQALPELIAFGWPWNLELLNDHNNFILGTQKNDGSPVFFDLFHRDGYRRNSNAIIIGTSGSGKSTFSMKLLNYMHYAKSQIIIIDPQDEYVDLCKNISGQYIDIKNDSKTIINPLEIQINKVNSDNTTVFNIIDNHIDFVSKWFQILFESISNTEKILIKTALKTLYIKWNFYHQKTIKDLKRQKNWPIIDDFIKELENTQFNNELEKEIYQKPLIKLVKEFKFFFQEQISNKNIFNKPSNINLDNKFIVFNVKKLLAQQNQGSAQAQIYLLLNIINTKIYMNSINNSKNKTILFIDEAHFALKDNTPVIREFIIDTTKTIRKYNGSIVLATQNVNDISQNAAKILGNIQYSFFFNCKQLDIDSIKALYETNQTLTDQDLKFISNAKTGECLMLLTEKKHYQIKANYNNLEKDLFFKDFTIIEKYTKSLKFEITALFKKLSDSELKDELLTEYNKEIAMFESNLSLYSKNQEFLSFLVSFKENLIKVIRNI
- a CDS encoding Mbov_0396 family ICE element transmembrane protein, with the translated sequence MFAWLINSIGYAIFSGLWYILVFLPGWILHIIYTTLEFVALKLPIYILFGGYEINFSTGFFIRFFGIALICLFFVVGIVFYRFIQARKDVENQQLFKESIKRGTLSFLMVVGIPILMWLMMIFFVIIYQLVKNSIFNQDTSLSQYIFKVLEPKWTETSEGHKAWIQVQNTFQPLSYNEWFYIDGSGILLIIKLAIAIFAIVVVIFGLFIRVIKAIAYEFVYFLWLPVAITQGTNDAGETLKKWFAKFTESVLSIFIILICLLLYIMLLQTTFEQVPSLIDEILGDNSTALSGEWTTSILSIAIILGMTYGINGMITRLMYFFNLDQFAESSIRLRRNKNKTANNTANTKETKAEANKTISYEKNTLKRNNDLGVRAKTSARNAKNTMSKEKTAEQAINNALKPWFIKIFNKLQEGDKVK
- a CDS encoding DNA methyltransferase, which translates into the protein MKNKNRQEILLNDYLNKVDNLLPCEFNDGQKELVKLILELVNKEQPSNLQNAYQFLINRIKLGFRFDAAPDVPNKDKVIILEKDKTRSFKLDNQKPQNQLIIGENYDALKALNLIEDTKHKSQNPKYDVIYIDPPYNTEATKEDGNGRDYENTGKFVYKDKFTQNGWLNMMNDRLILARDLLKKDGVIFVSIDDTEQAYLKVLMDGIFGEENFITSFIWQRTFHSNKNNNGKKIFRNAEYIHVYSKNSDSIKFFNEGEKTNFCDAPLKNHSNSLKKLKFPINSVYYKQDDAWNNEEIVIEFKSRWNQEKINSEFLNGTTYIRAIEN
- a CDS encoding DEAD/DEAH box helicase family protein; translated protein: MTLTKIQEQAVNKLLSQYHNDFGISSFIAPTGSGKTFMITKFIDNMITHSYSRNEKLIFVIATISSAALPAQFKRNMEKYKFYLQNNLNIRHIESPSVSSKNKNDSDRDYDIGFKTNDVIIFGKSSFGKSAIFTKFHIIDKFIAQVKNAGYKLIYIRDEAHIGDTGKADGLKKDELTFENMIQKEADYVLKMSATLEEFETDDPVVITEKELSEDDVKLLKCNKKFNLGLDDELSNDLIGNEDLLDVACREFKKIKDIYFDKEKEPGLVKINPAMLIQVDNSSKMNKNKEAKFKENLKVIIKKLEEHNLTYVTYFGEKNEDNTSNILGENSLDQISRDNSEVDVIIFKIGPSVGWNIPRACMLVQLRNVSSQNLTIQTLGRIKRNPNPEITNTKSAAFDYYIYSNIDEKFIDRDKLVIKDKIKKEKFKYGFIDTNKSEKIDDNNIYQEYISKIQEELEDKNSQLCKYVEYVDRQIENFKNRINKDDHFYFKNGEFQYFIGSTKKVTNDKEIIEEYIYDIVSMQLFINNRIAKNKKFLSNEIINLIFEKLNEMSKKYQLISKFIIIKVFLSKLKEIYQKIVAEVHSKIEFDSVFCLSENTKGLPEFFAQVKTEYAKKLKKLEKYAYEAIVEGKQFDLYLDSKPEDIFVSKVLKVEKKYSNKINFYTKNPVFDGVWFEYLDKENNIKKSYPDFIIKYLKNKDISHTLYVEVKSRNDINAEKTSNIIDGYKKYIKEQDYKENESITLIVCKVDIKTQDLFLQGVSQHPVIHQVLEREAFFRDGITDLFEYIEKN